A genome region from Musa acuminata AAA Group cultivar baxijiao chromosome BXJ3-5, Cavendish_Baxijiao_AAA, whole genome shotgun sequence includes the following:
- the LOC135637993 gene encoding MDIS1-interacting receptor like kinase 2-like, with protein sequence MLSNLELLDLSSNNLAGRFPDQLGNCRKLRSLKLNNNNFRGTIPLAIGNLVVLQDTFDVSHNSLTGEIPSQLSKLVMLQILNLSHNSLSGHLPSSLTYMTSLSTVDVSYNELDGPVPDSPAFRRAPAEWFAHNNDLCGVVRGLPPCVTLGTPTKDDRSKRHKVVVIAIIPSVVVFLLLFVFTAAAFQLHKRKKPAVPVDDNHIKEGAFSILNFDGRDVYKDIIEATEDFDAKYCIGSGAYGSVYRAELASGELLAVKKIHLPDTEGTSDEQPFQTEIQTLTQIRHRNIVKLYGFCSSPRRKFLVYEYMERGSLGSVLRSETAAELDWVKRVTIVKDVACALSYMHHDCTPPIVHRDITSNNILLDSEFKACVSDFGIARLLNPDSSNWTMLAGTRGYLAPELAYTMRVTTQCDVYSFGVVTLELLMGEYGEVLISILSSSPINDSFVKDVLDRRLPVPEGQVADEVVAILSLALRSVDNHPESRPTMKQVSDKLCVVRTPPPSLRSIDALKFSDLMNVEI encoded by the exons ATGCTGTCCAATCTTGAACTACTTGATCTCTCGTCCAACAACTTGGCAGGAAGATTCCCAGATCAATTAGGCAACTGCAGGAAACTCCGATCGTTGAAGCTTAACAACAACAACTTCCGTGGAACCATTCCTTTGGCCATTGGTAATCTGGTGGTCCTTCAAGACACGTTTGACGTCAGCCACAACTCACTAACAGGGGAGATTCCATCCCAACTCAGCAAATTGGTGATGCTGCAAATCCTGAATCTATCGCATAATTCCTTGTCGGGTCATCTTCCATCTTCGCTAACGTATATGACGAGCTTGTCTACCGTAGATGTATCCTACAATGAACTGGACGGCCCTGTTCCTGATAGCCCAGCTTTCCGAAGAGCCCCGGCGGAGTGGTTTGCCCATAACAATGATCTGTGTGGAGTTGTTCGAGGATTGCCTCCGTGTGTTACACTCGGTACTCCAACGAAAGATGACCGAAGCAAGCGCCACAAAGTGGTTGTAATAGCCATCATTCCTTCCGTCGTCGTCTTCCTTCTCTTGTTTGTATTCACTGCAGCTGCTTttcaattgcacaagagaaagaaGCCGGCAGTACCGGTCGATGATAATCACATCAAAGAAGGTGCATTCTCTATATTGAATTTTGATGGAAGAGACGTATACAAGGACATCATCGAAGCCACCGAAGATTTCGATGCCAAGTACTGTATCGGAAGCGGTGCATACGGCAGTGTCTACAGAGCAGAGTTAGCAAGTGGGGAACTGCTAGCGGTGAAGAAGATTCATCTACCAGACACTGAAGGTACAAGCGACGAGCAACCCTTTCAAACTGAGATACAAACTCTTACTCAAATTCGACATCGCAATATCGTCAAGCTTTACGGGTTCTGCTCCTCTCCCCGACGCAAAtttctggtgtacgagtacatggagaGAGGAAGTCTGGGATCTGTCCTCCGAAGCGAGACTGCAGCTGAATTGGACTGGGTGAAGAGGGTGACCATCGTGAAGGATGTCGCCTGCGCTTTATCCTACATGCATCATGACTGCACACCACCCATCGTTCATCGAGATATTACCAGCAACAACATCCTACTTGATTCCGAATTCAAGGCTTGTGTTTCCGACTTTGGAATTGCTCGACTACTGAATCCGGATTCATCAAATTGGACCATGCTTGCAGGCACACGGGGTTACTTAGCACCAG AGCTTGCATATACAATGAGAGTGACCACCCAATGCGACGTGTACAGTTTCGGAGTGGTGACGCTGGAGTTACTGATGGGAGAGTATGGAgaagtgctcatttccattctgtcgTCTTCACCGATCAACGATAGCTTTGTGAAAGACGTATTGGACCGACGTCTACCCGTTCCGGAGGGTCAAGTTGCGGATGAAGTAGTTGCAATTTTGAGCTTGGCTCTTCGTAGCGTGGACAACCACCCTGAATCACGCCCGACAATGAAACAGGTCTCCGACAAGTTATGCGTGGTCAGAACACCCCCACCAAGCCTCCGATCTATTGATGCATTGAAGTTTTCTGACTTGATGAACGTGGAGATATGA